The Streptomyces albofaciens JCM 4342 genome has a segment encoding these proteins:
- a CDS encoding WhiB family transcriptional regulator yields MLLPHQPLQDTAVVPPQRVPSREEAGPWHAEAVCRRDEAGLFFAPSKEPTAARLAREEAAKRVCARCPVMIECREHALVQPEPYGVWGGLTAAERRVVLARRRRRETELQRSARMQAAG; encoded by the coding sequence GTGCTGCTACCGCATCAGCCTCTGCAGGACACCGCAGTTGTTCCGCCCCAGCGGGTTCCCTCCCGCGAAGAGGCCGGTCCCTGGCACGCGGAGGCGGTGTGCCGCCGTGACGAGGCGGGACTGTTCTTCGCACCGTCCAAGGAGCCGACCGCCGCACGCCTGGCGCGGGAGGAAGCCGCCAAGCGGGTCTGCGCCCGCTGCCCCGTGATGATCGAATGCCGGGAGCACGCCCTGGTGCAGCCGGAGCCCTACGGAGTGTGGGGCGGTCTGACCGCCGCCGAGCGCCGGGTCGTGCTCGCGCGCCGTCGGCGCCGGGAGACCGAGCTGCAGCGCTCGGCCCGGATGCAGGCCGCCGGCTGA
- the glpX gene encoding class II fructose-bisphosphatase produces the protein MTEHHLPSQLEVSPEAPDRNLALELVRVTEAGAMASGRWVGRGDKNGADGAAVKAMRALIHTVSMNGVVVIGEGEKDNAPMLYNGERVGDGTGAECDVAVDPVDGTTLTAKGMANAVSVMAVAERGAMFDPSAVFYMDKLATGPEAADFVDITAPVGVNIRRIAKAKKSAVEDVTVVILDRPRHEGLVKEVREAGARIKFISDGDVAGAIMAAREGTGVDLLLGIGGTPEGIIAACALKCLGGTLQAKLWPKDDEERQRAIDAGHDLDKVLQTDDLVRGDNVFFVATGITDGELLRGVRYRAETATTSSLVMRSKSGTIRRVDSEHRLAKLRAYSSVDFERPS, from the coding sequence ATGACCGAGCATCATCTGCCGTCCCAACTCGAGGTCAGCCCCGAGGCTCCCGACCGCAACCTCGCACTGGAACTCGTCCGGGTGACCGAGGCCGGAGCCATGGCCTCGGGCCGCTGGGTCGGGCGCGGCGACAAGAACGGCGCCGACGGCGCCGCCGTCAAGGCCATGCGCGCCTTGATCCACACCGTCTCCATGAACGGCGTCGTGGTCATCGGGGAGGGCGAGAAGGACAACGCCCCGATGCTCTACAACGGCGAGCGGGTCGGTGACGGCACCGGTGCCGAGTGCGATGTGGCCGTGGACCCGGTCGACGGTACGACGCTGACCGCCAAGGGCATGGCCAACGCGGTCTCCGTGATGGCCGTCGCCGAGCGCGGCGCCATGTTCGACCCGTCGGCGGTGTTCTACATGGACAAGCTGGCCACCGGACCGGAGGCCGCCGACTTCGTCGACATCACCGCGCCGGTCGGCGTCAACATCCGCCGGATCGCCAAGGCGAAGAAGTCCGCCGTCGAGGACGTCACCGTCGTCATCCTGGACCGGCCGCGCCACGAGGGCCTGGTCAAGGAGGTGCGGGAGGCGGGCGCCCGGATCAAGTTCATCTCCGACGGCGACGTGGCCGGCGCGATCATGGCGGCTCGCGAGGGCACCGGCGTGGACCTGCTGCTGGGCATCGGCGGTACGCCCGAGGGCATCATCGCCGCGTGCGCCCTCAAGTGCCTGGGCGGCACCCTCCAGGCCAAGCTGTGGCCGAAGGACGACGAGGAGCGGCAGCGCGCGATCGACGCCGGGCACGACCTGGACAAGGTGCTGCAGACCGACGACCTGGTCCGCGGCGACAACGTCTTCTTCGTGGCCACCGGCATCACCGACGGCGAGCTGCTGCGCGGGGTGCGCTACCGCGCCGAGACGGCGACCACCTCGTCGCTGGTGATGCGCTCCAAGTCCGGCACGATCCGCCGGGTCGACTCCGAGCACCGGCTCGCCAAGCTGCGCGCGTACAGCTCGGTCGACTTCGAGCGCCCCAGCTAG